The Verrucomicrobiota bacterium DNA segment ACGAAGTCCCAGCTCCGCCAACGCGCCCAGCAACTGCGCCAGGACGCCATCACGGCCGAGCTCCTCGACATCATCGCCGGAGCCGAAGCCGTGGAAACGGAACCATAGAACGGAATCCTTCGCGAAGTGGAGAGGCCGCGTGGGCGACATTGGTGACAACGTTCACGCCGACGAGCTGAGCTACGCGGTGCGCGGGCGTGTGATTGGCCGCTACGTCGGCCAGCTCTGTCTTGTGCAGGCGGTGCTGGTCTTTGTCCCGCTTGTGGTGGCGCTTGTTGCGCGCGATCTTGGCTTTGCTTGGCGCTCGGGCGCGAGCGTCGTCGTGCTCGTTGTGGGCGGGTCGCTGCTCGGGCGGCTGGACGCGCCGCGCCGGCTGCAGAGTAATGAGGCGCTCGTGATCAGCGCGCTGGTGTTTCTCATCGCGCCATTCATGATGCTCTGGCCGATGATGAGTGCCGGGATACGCTTTGACGATGCGCTGTTCGAGGCGGTGTCGGGCGTGACCACCACGGGCCTCTCGACCGCGGGCACGATCGAGCATCGCTCGGCGGCGTTCCTGTTTGCACGCGCTTGGGCGCAGTGGTACGGCGGCCTCGGTGTTGTGGCGCTGTCGTTGGCGCTTGTGATCCGGCCCGGTGTGGTTGCCAAGCGCTTGTCGCTCGCCATGGGCGCGGACGACGACTTGGTCGCCGGCGTCCGCAACCACACGCGCCACGTGTTGACGGTGTACCTGGTGCTCACCGGGTTCGGTTTCGGCTTGCTGATGGCGTGCGGGGCACGCCCGTTCGGCGCACTGACACACACGCTCGCGGCGGTCTCGACGGGCGGCTACTCGAGCTACGATGCCAGCCTTGTCGGCTTGGGCGGGTGGCCGGTGCGGGCCGCAACGATCTTCCTCGGGCTGACGGGAGCGGTCTCGTTCACGCTCTACTACCGGGCCAGGCGCCGCTTGGTCGGCGACCTCGCCTCTGATACCGAGTTGCGCACGTTGCTCAGCACCGGGTTGATCGTCTCAGCGCTGCTGCTCATATCGATTCGGCTCTCGATGCGCATGGCATGGGGCCCGGCGCTCGGCCACTCGCTCGCCATGGGCTTTTCGGCGCAGACGACGACCGGGTTCGCCACGCTCGACGTAGCCGGGCTGAGCGCAGTTTCAAAGCTCGTGCTCATTGGCGCGATGTTCATCGGTGGCGACCTCGGCTCGACTGCCGGGGGCATTAAGATCATCCGCTTGATTGTGTTCGCGCGCCTTGTGCAGGTGCTCTTCCAGCGCACGGCGGTGAGCAAGCACGCGGTCGTCGAGCCCCGAGTGTGCGGGAAGCGCCTTGAACCGTCTGGAGCCATCGAGGCGCTGCTGATCGTGTTGCTCTTCGTCGGCGTTATCGTCGTCTCGTGGATCCTGTTCCTGGCGGCGGGACACGGCCCGCTCGACTCGCTCTTCGACGTCGTCTCAGCCACTGCCACGGTCGGGCTCTCGACCGGCGTCACCAGCGGCACGCTCTCGCCGTTCTTGAAGGGCGTACTGTGCTTCGATATGCTTGCCGGGCGACTTGAGATCGTCGCCCTGCTTGTGATGCTCTACCCACGAACCTGGATCGGAAGACGAAGGGCTGGACCATGAGGATTGTGTTTCTCGGTGCGAGCGAACTGGCCGTGCGCACGACGCGGCTCTTGCTCGAGCGCCGCCACGAGGTCGTGATCATTGAACGCGAGCGCGCGGTGATCGATCAGCTTTCCGACGAGCTCGACTGCGGCTTTTTGCACGGCGACGGCAGCAGGCCCGACATCCTGCGCGAGGCGGGTCCGACACAGACCGACCTGCTGTTTTGTCTCACCAACAACGACCTGGTGAACATCATTGCCAGCGTCATCGCCAAGTCACTCGGCTTCAAACGCATGGTCACCAAAATCGAGTACCGCGACTACTGGAACATCTGCCATGAGCTGGGTCTGACCGATACCATCATTCCGACCGAGACCATCAGCCGCTACTTGGCCGATCTGGTCGGCGGGCAGGACATCCTCGAGCTGTCAACCTTCGTCAAAGGCGAGGCGCGTTTCTTCTCGTTCACCGTCAAGAGCGACAATGCAGGCACAAAGACCGGCGAACTCGACTTGCCGGGCGACACACGCGTCATCTGCCTCTACCGCCATAACGAACTCGTGTTCGCTGAGCCCGAGAGCAAACTCAGGGACGGTGACGAGGTTGTTATGCTCACGCGCGCCAAGCACCTCGGCGCGCTGCGGGAACGCTATCAACCTGTAGGAAACCGGTAGCCACAGGCCAACGCGCGGCGCTGTGCCAGGCGTGCGCCTTCACGGCCACGTTCGGCTTCAGATGCGGACAGGTCTCGGCCATCGGGCAGACGGCGCTCGAGGCGCGCGATCTGCTCGCCTCGCTCGTCGAGGAGTTCTACTTCATCGCCTTGTACCGGGCGTTCGTCGAGTCGCTTGCCGCCGAGAACGGCATGCGGCTCCAGTCCATGGAGGCCGCCAAGCAGAACATCGACGACACGAAGTCCCAGCTCCGCCAACGCGCCCAGCAACTGCGCCAGGACGCCATCACGGCCGAGCTCCTCGACATCATCGCTGGAGCCGAAGCCGTCGAGCACGAGTAGCGAACGAACGGCCGGCCGCCCCAAATCCCACTCAAAACCCGAGCTTCCGCTACTATGAAATCTCGGTGGACGGCACCGAGGTTTCATGGCGGCCGAGCACTGTAAATCGAAGGGAATTGGGGCTGGAGAAATGCGCCAGGCGGGATTCGAACCCACGACCACCGGATTAGGAATCCGATGCTCTATCCAACTGAGCTACTGGCGCGTTGCTTCGCAACGCGTTGGCAGTTCGGCTGCGCCGAACTGCAGCGCGCTTTGGCTGCTCTGCGATGCCTTGTCAGTTAGGCGAAACCGAACTGAGGGTGGGCATCGTGACAGCTTGTCGGTCCGGCAAGCCCGGACTGAGGCCAGCATGTTGCCACATCTTTCGGCGCGGCGGAAGAGGGAATCAACCACTGATCTTCACAGATGAACACTGATCCAGCTCGGGATCCGTGCCCATCTGTGCGATCTGTGGTTCGTTCCTTCTATGCTATGCCTTGACCTTGAAGTAGATGCCTAACTTCTGGTCCAGGACCTGCCACATCGGAATGAAGTCGAGGTCGGTCTTCTGGCCCTTGGTGCGGAAGCGGAGCCCGTCGAGCTGCTCGAGCCACGTCGAGGGCTTGGCCGGATCGCCCTTGATGGGCGTGTCTTCGGAGACGAGGCCGGCGAGCACCATGGGCCCGTACATGGCGGCGACGAGGTTCTTGTCGTCGGGCATGGGGCAGGCCCAGAGCGTCATCGGGTAGTTGATTTCGATCCTGTCGCCCGCCTTCCACCTGCGCGCGATCTTGCAGTAACTCGACGGCTTGAGACCCATCTGCGGCGTTTCGTTGACGCTGATGGCCGCTTTCGCCATCCCGCGTCCCGTGGGCGCCCACCACGGCACGCGCACGAGGATGGTACGCGAGCCCTTCGCGGCTTTCTCGACGATGATCGTAGCCTTGCCGTTCTCGGGATACGCCGTCTGCTGCGTCAGCGTGAGGCCCGCCCACTCGACGCGCGAGGCGGTGAGCAGGTTGACGACGAGCGTGTCGCCCGCGTGGAAGTAGATGGCGTTGGGGTACTCGGCGTGGGCCTGGACACCGGTGCCGTAGCAGCACCAGAAGTCGTTCGTACGCGAGCCCCATTTCTTGACACCGCCGGTCTTGAAGGCGTGGTAGTAGGTGATCATGCCGGTCTCGGGGTGCTGGGCGCTCAGGATGGCGTTGATGAGATTGCGCTCGTAGTAGTCGGCGTATTTCGCCTCGCCCGTCCAGCGAAACAGGTACTTGCTGAGCCACATCATGTTGTAGGCGGTGCAAAGCTCCTGATTCTGCTCGACGAGCGTGCCGGCCAGCTCGTTCGGCTTCGACCACATCTCGCCGTGCGTGTGGCCGCCCGTGGCGTACATGCGCGAGGGCACGACGGCGTCCCAGAACTTCAGTGCGATCGTGCGGAAGCGCTGGTCGTCGGCCCCGTGCGCCGCGAGGACTTCGGCGGCGCGTGCAGCGCCATAAACCTCGGGGATCATCGTGTTGGCGTGCTTGAGCGAGAGCACATCGTCGTTCCTGGCCACGGGATCGAACAGGCGCCGGCGGTCGTAGCGCTCGACGAGCGCGCGGTGCTCGGGCGCGCCGGTGAGGCCGTAGAGGTCGGCGAACGCTTCGAGCATGCCGCCGGTTTCGTAGTCGAGGATGTCGTCCATCTCGTCGCGCGTGAAACGCGCCGCCCACTCGACGAACCAGCCGGCGGCCTTCTTGAGCACGTCGAGCGCCTGCTCGTTGCCGGCGATCGCGTACATCTCGTACAGGCCCATGAGCGTCTTGTGCAGGACATACTGCGGCGCCCAGACCTGCTGCTTCTTCACCACCTTGTCGAGGTGCTTCGCGGGGATCGAGAAGACCCAGCCATCGCCGTTCTGCGCCTGGCACGCGGCCAGCGCGGCGACGATGGCGTCGGCCTTGGCCTTGATCTGCGCGTCGCGCGTCGAGGCCCAGATGCGCGCAGCCGCCGAGAGCCAATGGCCGAGGAACTGACCGCGGACCTGACAGCCGGGCGACTCCCAGCCGCCGTGCAGCACATCGTTGCGGAAGCTGTTGGCGAGCACGGCCTCGATCCGGTGGTTGAACACGAGCGCGTCAGTGGCGAGGCTCATGAGGTAGTGGCGGTTGACGTCGAAGCGGCGTTTGAACTCGCCATCGAGCAGATGGACGTTTTCGCGCGGCAGCGCATCGAAGCGGGCCTTCATCGTGTTTCTCCCTTTCCTCGTGGTTGGCCCCGGTGTCCGCGAGACCCTGCTACCTGATGTCGTGTCTGCCGTCCAGGGCTTTCTCATCGAGGCCGGTCGGCGTCCATGCCTCCGGAGTTGGCACCATTGCTGCTACTGGCATGCAACGGGCAACTCCGGTGGGGTGAGAGGCCGGCGGCAACGACAGATACCGCACCAACTGGTTGAGACGCAACGCGTTGCCGGTCTCTCTCCCCGCCGGATCCAGGTTGAGGGCTCTTCTGATGTCCGAAGGCTGTGTCAATCTGAGAGCGGCTCGGTCGAGGGCCGCGCCGACCGCCACCCAGGACGGCTGTGTGGTCGAACTCCACAGCCAGCACACGGCCAAGCTGGCCGCCGACCTCTCCAACCTGATGTGGGGCGCCGACGCCGAAGGCCGGACCACGTTCGTCAGCGACGCGCTCCTGAAAGCCGCCGGCTATGAGGAAGACACGCTCACCGGCGGGCCGCTCTCCAGTCTTCTTGCGGGCGACGACGGCGCCGAGCTGTCCGACGACCTGGCGGGACAGCTCCTCAACAGCGCGCACCGCCTCCCGCTGCGGCTGCGCACGCGCGACGGCGCGACCTACCGGATCGCCTGGGACCGTCTCCCGAAACGTGATCGCGACGGGCAGGTGACCGAGATCGTCGGCGTGGCGCGCGAGCTGCTCCCGGCGCTCGACCCCGATCCGCTGCGCGACGCGCAGCTCGACCTGTTCGACGCGGCGCGCACGTGCATCCTCGGCACGCGGCCCGACGGGGCGATCGTCTACGCCAATCGCGAGGCCGAGCGCGTGCTCGGCAGCGCGTCGTGTTCCGTGGAAGAGGCGTTGTCTCGCCGTGCAGGCCCCGCTCCAGGGCGCGGCGGCGACGACGGGCAAGACGCGCCCGCAGGCGCGTACGACTCGCTCGTGGGCCGCAACTACTTCGAGCTGCTCGCGCCGCCGGACGGCAGCACTTCGCGCTGCGTGGACGACGCTTCGCCTCGTCGGGCAGGCCCGGCCCCGGGGCGCGGCGACAGAGGCGCGTGGTGGCGCAACACGAAAGACCACATCGAGGCATGCCTCGGCACGCACGACTATGAGACGACGCTGCTCGGCCGGAACGGTCGGCGCGTCGTCATGCGCTGGTCGAGCGCGCCGCACCGCTCGAACGCCGGCGCGGCGCCCGACTTGGTGTTCCTTTTCGGACTCGACGTGACCGAGCAGCGCCGCCGCGAGCGCGACGAGCGTGTGCGCGGCGCCATCGCCGCGCTGGCGGGCGTCTCGCTCGGCCTCGATGCGTACTTCGACGCCGTGCAGCTCCATCTGACCGAGCTGGCGTCGTTCGATGCCGCCGCCATCGTGCAGTGCGACGGCACGGCGGCCGCCGTCGAACCGCTGCTGGTGAGCGGCGTCGCGGTCGGGCTGCCCGTTGACGAGGAAATCGTCCGCGCGGCGGTGCGTGACCTTCAGCCGTACGCGTGCTTCGGGGCGACGGCCGAGGCCGGCGCGCGTGGCACCACGCCCGGTTCGTATATCGTGCTGCCGCTTGTGGGTGGCGGGAAGCCCCTGGGCGCGTTCGTGCTGGCGGCGCGCGACCCGAACGCGTTCGACGAGCGACACGTCTCGTTCCTCGAAACGATCGGCCCCGACCTGGCCCGTGCGCTGCAAGTCCACCTGCTCTGCGAAGACCTCGGCAAACTGCGCACGGCGCATCGCGTGCTCTTTGCGCAGGCGACGGAAGGCGTGCTGCTGCTCGACGCCGAGCTGCGGTGCATCGAGGCCAACGAGGCGGCGCGACGCCTGCTCGGCGCGCCGGGCCGGAAAGCCGTCGGCCGCGGCATAGACGCCCTGCTGGTTACCGACGAGTCGCTTGGCGCCGACGATGCGCGGGCGGTTCGGCGCAAGCTCCAGGAGCTTGGCCGCACGTCGGGCTGCGCGCTCGGTACGTTCACGCTGCGGCGCGAGAGCGCCGGCGGACGCGTCGAGGTCGAAGCCTTCGGCGCGCGCTCGAACGGCGAGTTCCTCGTCCTGCTGAGCGACGCGACGAACCGCAACCAGGCGCGCCGCGAGCTGGTCGAGCGCGACCGCGCGCTCGCGTGGTTCGCGCACGCGACCGGCGACGCCGTGGCGCTCCTGAGGAACGGCCGCATCGAGGAGGTCAACGAGTCACTCCTCGCGCTGTTCGGCTACACGTTGGCCGGCGAGCTCGTCGGTCGCGCGCTCGACGTGCTCTACGAGCCGGGCCAGCTCGGGCAGGTCGTGAAGAGCGATGGCCGCCTGCCGGGCCAGTTCACGTTCACGGGCCGCCGGCGCGACGGCGCGACCGTGCGCATCGCGGCGAAGGCGACCGCGTTCGGCGATGACGATCCCGCCACGTTGCTCGTGCTGCGCAATGCGAGCACCGACGAGCGGCTCGAGGAGCATATGTACCGCGCGGCGCAGACGGCCGGGATCGCCGAGCTGGCAGGCAGCACGGCGCGCGAGTTCAACGACCTGCTCGTCACCATGCTCGGCAGCGCGACGCTCGCGCGCTCGTTCCAGCCGGGCGATCCGCGGCACGCCGCGCTGCTGGGCGGCATCCGCGACGCCGCCTCACGCGCCGCCGAGCTGACGAGCCAACTGCTCGCCGCCTCGCGCGGCGGACGGTTCGTCGTCGAGCCGGTCTCGCTCAACCAGAGCGTCGCCGACGTGCTCGCGATGATCAAGGCGTGCATCCCGCGCGGCGTGCGCGTGACCACCGGCCTCATGCCTGGGCTGCCCACCGTCGAGGGCGACCCCTACCAGTTCGACCACGTCGTGCTCCAGACCGTGCTCAACGCCATCGAGGCAATGGCCGACAAGGGGTCGGGCGATGGTGGCGAACTGGCGATCTCGACGGACATCCACGAGGCCGGCGAAGAGCCCGACCCCGACCGCCCCGACGTGCGGCCCGGCAGCTACGTGCGCCTCGTCGTGGCCGACTCCGGCCCCGGCATGGACCACGACACGCTGCGCCGCGTGTGCGAGCCGTTCTTCTCGACCAAGGGCGCGGGCCGCGGGCTCGGCATGGCGGCCGCGCGCAGCATCGTCACGCACCACAACGGATTCCTGAGCCTTACCTCCTCCCCCGGTCACGGCACCGAGATCGAGGTCCTTCTGCCAACGCACAGGATCGTGCAACACGCGAAGGAAGCGACCTAGACACCGGCACCGTCCGGGGGACTTGTTCCCCCCTCAACCCCAGGGCGCGGGGCATCCTGCTTCGCGCCTTTTTTTTGCTCTCACGTGCGGTTCCGCAACGGATGGAGGTCCTTGTCCTGCTCATTGATGTGAGCTATGCTTGTCGCACGCCCAGGCTGGCGTGCGGTTTGGTACTGGTCGCGGTTGTGGCGGAGCGACGG contains these protein-coding regions:
- a CDS encoding F0F1 ATP synthase subunit gamma, whose translation is TKSQLRQRAQQLRQDAITAELLDIIAGAEAVETEP
- a CDS encoding TrkH family potassium uptake protein translates to MGDIGDNVHADELSYAVRGRVIGRYVGQLCLVQAVLVFVPLVVALVARDLGFAWRSGASVVVLVVGGSLLGRLDAPRRLQSNEALVISALVFLIAPFMMLWPMMSAGIRFDDALFEAVSGVTTTGLSTAGTIEHRSAAFLFARAWAQWYGGLGVVALSLALVIRPGVVAKRLSLAMGADDDLVAGVRNHTRHVLTVYLVLTGFGFGLLMACGARPFGALTHTLAAVSTGGYSSYDASLVGLGGWPVRAATIFLGLTGAVSFTLYYRARRRLVGDLASDTELRTLLSTGLIVSALLLISIRLSMRMAWGPALGHSLAMGFSAQTTTGFATLDVAGLSAVSKLVLIGAMFIGGDLGSTAGGIKIIRLIVFARLVQVLFQRTAVSKHAVVEPRVCGKRLEPSGAIEALLIVLLFVGVIVVSWILFLAAGHGPLDSLFDVVSATATVGLSTGVTSGTLSPFLKGVLCFDMLAGRLEIVALLVMLYPRTWIGRRRAGP
- a CDS encoding TrkA family potassium uptake protein, which gives rise to MRIVFLGASELAVRTTRLLLERRHEVVIIERERAVIDQLSDELDCGFLHGDGSRPDILREAGPTQTDLLFCLTNNDLVNIIASVIAKSLGFKRMVTKIEYRDYWNICHELGLTDTIIPTETISRYLADLVGGQDILELSTFVKGEARFFSFTVKSDNAGTKTGELDLPGDTRVICLYRHNELVFAEPESKLRDGDEVVMLTRAKHLGALRERYQPVGNR
- a CDS encoding F0F1 ATP synthase subunit gamma, whose translation is MCQACAFTATFGFRCGQVSAIGQTALEARDLLASLVEEFYFIALYRAFVESLAAENGMRLQSMEAAKQNIDDTKSQLRQRAQQLRQDAITAELLDIIAGAEAVEHE
- a CDS encoding glycoside hydrolase family 127 protein; its protein translation is MKARFDALPRENVHLLDGEFKRRFDVNRHYLMSLATDALVFNHRIEAVLANSFRNDVLHGGWESPGCQVRGQFLGHWLSAAARIWASTRDAQIKAKADAIVAALAACQAQNGDGWVFSIPAKHLDKVVKKQQVWAPQYVLHKTLMGLYEMYAIAGNEQALDVLKKAAGWFVEWAARFTRDEMDDILDYETGGMLEAFADLYGLTGAPEHRALVERYDRRRLFDPVARNDDVLSLKHANTMIPEVYGAARAAEVLAAHGADDQRFRTIALKFWDAVVPSRMYATGGHTHGEMWSKPNELAGTLVEQNQELCTAYNMMWLSKYLFRWTGEAKYADYYERNLINAILSAQHPETGMITYYHAFKTGGVKKWGSRTNDFWCCYGTGVQAHAEYPNAIYFHAGDTLVVNLLTASRVEWAGLTLTQQTAYPENGKATIIVEKAAKGSRTILVRVPWWAPTGRGMAKAAISVNETPQMGLKPSSYCKIARRWKAGDRIEINYPMTLWACPMPDDKNLVAAMYGPMVLAGLVSEDTPIKGDPAKPSTWLEQLDGLRFRTKGQKTDLDFIPMWQVLDQKLGIYFKVKA
- a CDS encoding PAS domain S-box protein, translated to MVELHSQHTAKLAADLSNLMWGADAEGRTTFVSDALLKAAGYEEDTLTGGPLSSLLAGDDGAELSDDLAGQLLNSAHRLPLRLRTRDGATYRIAWDRLPKRDRDGQVTEIVGVARELLPALDPDPLRDAQLDLFDAARTCILGTRPDGAIVYANREAERVLGSASCSVEEALSRRAGPAPGRGGDDGQDAPAGAYDSLVGRNYFELLAPPDGSTSRCVDDASPRRAGPAPGRGDRGAWWRNTKDHIEACLGTHDYETTLLGRNGRRVVMRWSSAPHRSNAGAAPDLVFLFGLDVTEQRRRERDERVRGAIAALAGVSLGLDAYFDAVQLHLTELASFDAAAIVQCDGTAAAVEPLLVSGVAVGLPVDEEIVRAAVRDLQPYACFGATAEAGARGTTPGSYIVLPLVGGGKPLGAFVLAARDPNAFDERHVSFLETIGPDLARALQVHLLCEDLGKLRTAHRVLFAQATEGVLLLDAELRCIEANEAARRLLGAPGRKAVGRGIDALLVTDESLGADDARAVRRKLQELGRTSGCALGTFTLRRESAGGRVEVEAFGARSNGEFLVLLSDATNRNQARRELVERDRALAWFAHATGDAVALLRNGRIEEVNESLLALFGYTLAGELVGRALDVLYEPGQLGQVVKSDGRLPGQFTFTGRRRDGATVRIAAKATAFGDDDPATLLVLRNASTDERLEEHMYRAAQTAGIAELAGSTAREFNDLLVTMLGSATLARSFQPGDPRHAALLGGIRDAASRAAELTSQLLAASRGGRFVVEPVSLNQSVADVLAMIKACIPRGVRVTTGLMPGLPTVEGDPYQFDHVVLQTVLNAIEAMADKGSGDGGELAISTDIHEAGEEPDPDRPDVRPGSYVRLVVADSGPGMDHDTLRRVCEPFFSTKGAGRGLGMAAARSIVTHHNGFLSLTSSPGHGTEIEVLLPTHRIVQHAKEAT